The segment ACCAAGATTAAAGACGCGACCGGAATGGCTCACCGAAATTCCAAATTTAGAAGGAATCGATGAAAATGAATCCGATCGCGATTTTGGACGGTCTAAATTTGCGCCAACAAAGCCAACCAGACGAGTGGAGCCGAAAAAACCGATTGTGCCGGAAGAAGTTGATCTTAGCCAAGTGAATACCCAAGACAACGCTTTTATTTGGGTAGCATTAATCGCCGCGATCGCAATTATTGCAGGTTTAGTTTGGCTAAGTTAGGGATTCATACCCCGCATCGTGGTACATCATAGAAGACACTGACTGAATCGCCCCCGATATGATTGCTAAACTCGCTCGCTTGCTCAAACATCTCGTCGTTTTGTGTATCGTTTGTCTGATCACGTCCGGCTGTGTCAACTACGATGTCGGGGTGAAGTTTGATAGTCCAAATGGGGGCGCGATCGTCCAAAAAATTCAGCTCGACGATCGCTTATTGACCAGTGGGACATCTCAAACTTGGCTCGCCAATATTGAGCAACGCACTCGCAAATTGCAGGGCAAAATTCGCAAAGTCTCCAGTAATGAGATCATTGCCACCATTCCATTTAGCAACGGGCAGGACTTAGAGAAGAAATTTAACGAGTTTTTCAGCACAGAACTTGCGGCAAAAGTTCGCGGCAAGAAATCCCTGGAATTGCCACAAATCGATTCTAAATTTGTGGTGCAGCAAGGAAATTTCATTGTCTTGGAGCGGACGCGATTGATTTATGACATCGATCTACGATCGCTAGGAATTGCTACAGACAGTCCAATTAGTCCAAATTCATTGCTAGATTTGCAGTTTAGCGTCGAGGCTCCGTGGGGCGCACAGAGTCTGAACCGGACAAAGAATGGGGTGGTGATTCCGGCTCGTCGAAACGGCAAACAATTGATTTGGACACTTCAACCGGGTGTACAAAATCATATTGAAACGGCATTTTGGATGCCTAACCCATTGGGCATCGGAGCGTTGGTGATTGCGGCGATCGTAGCGGCTGGAATCTTTTTCAAAAAACAGCAGCCAGTGACAGTGAGTTAAGGCAATATGGCTCGTCCTTCTCACGATTTACAGCGCTTGTTAATGATTGGGCTAAGTGGTCCAATTATTGCCTTGAATGTCTATCTGCTTGGATGGGTCGTGTCATATTTTGATCACCTATTTACTGTGTTGACGATCGCGGCAATTCTGGCGTTTCTCCTCGATTATCCCGTCCAAGCCTTTGAGAGACTTCGGATTAAACGGCAAGGAGCGATCGTGATTGTGATCGTGATGACGATCGCGCTTGTGGCGATTTTGGCGACGACTTTGATGCCGATTTTGCTCACCCAGACCACCCAACTTTTGGGAAAAATTCCTGGGTGGTTAGAACTGAGCCAATCGAATTTAGAATTTTGGGACAATTGGGCAAAGGCGCGAAATTATCCGATCGATCTCAAAGGATTTGGCGGACGGCTGAGTACACAGATTGAGAACCAGTTGCAAAACATTGCCCCGCAAGCTTTAGGGCTGGCATTGGGAACCGTAACAGGCTTAGTCGATACGGTTCTGGTGATTGTGCTGGCGTTTTATATGTTGATGTACGGCGGACAACTTTGGACTGGATTCTTAAATCTGATTCCAGCGAAGTTTTCGGTTCCGTTGAGTCGATCTCTGAGAACAAATTTTCATAACTTCTTCTTGAGTCAAATTGTCCTAGCGCTGTTTATGGCGTTAGCGGTGATCCCAGTCTTTACCGCATTGAAAGTGCCGTTTACGTTAGTGTTTGCGCTGATCATCGGCGTTGCGGAAATTATTCCATTTATCGGTGCGACCTTGGGAATTGGTCTTGTGACGTTATTGGTAGCGTTTCAGAGCGGTTGGCTTGCCGTCCAGGTGGCATTCGCTGCGATCGTGCTTCAGCAAATTCGAGACAATCTGATTGCGCCCAAGATTATGGGAGATTTTACGGGGTTAAATCCTTTGTGGATTTTTATTGCATTATTGATTGGACTTCAGGT is part of the Leptolyngbya boryana PCC 6306 genome and harbors:
- a CDS encoding DUF3153 domain-containing protein — its product is MIAKLARLLKHLVVLCIVCLITSGCVNYDVGVKFDSPNGGAIVQKIQLDDRLLTSGTSQTWLANIEQRTRKLQGKIRKVSSNEIIATIPFSNGQDLEKKFNEFFSTELAAKVRGKKSLELPQIDSKFVVQQGNFIVLERTRLIYDIDLRSLGIATDSPISPNSLLDLQFSVEAPWGAQSLNRTKNGVVIPARRNGKQLIWTLQPGVQNHIETAFWMPNPLGIGALVIAAIVAAGIFFKKQQPVTVS
- a CDS encoding AI-2E family transporter, with product MARPSHDLQRLLMIGLSGPIIALNVYLLGWVVSYFDHLFTVLTIAAILAFLLDYPVQAFERLRIKRQGAIVIVIVMTIALVAILATTLMPILLTQTTQLLGKIPGWLELSQSNLEFWDNWAKARNYPIDLKGFGGRLSTQIENQLQNIAPQALGLALGTVTGLVDTVLVIVLAFYMLMYGGQLWTGFLNLIPAKFSVPLSRSLRTNFHNFFLSQIVLALFMALAVIPVFTALKVPFTLVFALIIGVAEIIPFIGATLGIGLVTLLVAFQSGWLAVQVAFAAIVLQQIRDNLIAPKIMGDFTGLNPLWIFIALLIGLQVAGVLGIIVAVPIAGTIKGIIDAIVQGNSAIVIPPEKELPPA